One part of the Polycyclovorans algicola TG408 genome encodes these proteins:
- a CDS encoding H-NS histone family protein, translated as MPSYNELINQIEALKRQAEDVRRQELKSVIDEIKVSMEKYGITLSDLQSAMGRGGKKKTTVAPKYRNPAGGQTWTGRGRAPRWLADAEAKGQSRDAFLIR; from the coding sequence ATGCCGAGCTACAACGAGCTTATTAATCAGATTGAAGCACTGAAGCGGCAAGCTGAAGATGTTCGTCGTCAAGAGCTGAAGTCGGTCATCGACGAAATCAAGGTGTCGATGGAGAAGTACGGCATTACCCTGTCGGATCTGCAATCGGCGATGGGTCGCGGTGGCAAGAAGAAAACCACGGTTGCGCCGAAGTACCGCAACCCGGCGGGTGGTCAGACGTGGACCGGTCGCGGTCGCGCGCCGCGCTGGCTCGCCGATGCCGAGGCCAAAGGTCAATCGCGTGACGCCTTCCTGATTCGCTAA